The segment ggaagaaaggaaattttttgcgTCAACTTTTAAGATCACAGGATATGAAGTTTGAGAGCAGTAATTACGCTTGTTTCTTGACGCTCAATCTTACTTTGCAACCGCATAGAAGCAAGTTTCAACAATGACCGTTTAGCTGGGAGTTTCTCGGGAAACATTCACTGTTTCTTTGgatgatttctttttatttgacgtagactgtttaatttaaatcaaatagtATGATAGCTTGATGGTTTTGAAGGTTGGAAActctgaaaaaattagataatcTTATTTTCACAGCCTTATAGGTATCGTATTTCTGGGTTACTTGATAGGAGAACCGCTCCGCGTATCTTCCCACCGGTATAAGATAAATTTGTCTAACATTAATTCCTAATTTAAGCCCGCTATGTATACGGACCGAGCACGCTAGAGACGACGGCGTGCTGCAAACGTTGTGCGCTTCCCCCTAGGGTGTCAAAGTGGCGATCATTATTTAGTCAAAATGCAGCCTGGAGTGTGCTTAATTCCCCGCATAATTCCGCCATCGACATTATTCCAAAGGAGCACGCGCAACGTTAATTTGTAGCCTCGGTGGCACCTTTCCTTGCTACCTACACACGCGAGCACGTTACACCTGTACATGCACATCCACATGACACTCGCTGGTGTATATATAAAAGCGGAGGGCTCGTCGGATTAGAagacgcgcgcggcgcgcTGAAATGTGCTAATTACAGAGTTATGTTTGCCCGGCTCACGCGCGCGGCGAGAAATGACAAGGAACCTACTCCGCGTCGGGAGGCTTGCTTTCCGAAGATCGAACCGAGCAGTGACTTTCGACGTGACGAGATTCACCCCCGTCAGcgggggtgggtgggtgggtatTTATGGGGGGCTGACACGTTGCTTTTGACGAGGAGTGCGCGCAGGTGACGAAATTATTACTTCTTCTCTCCCCCTTGCTGCCGAGAGACACTCGCAAacttattcaattaaatataattagagTGACGAGTGACGACGCTTCtcttctgtgtgtgtgtgttccagCCAAAAGAAGTGTGACTTTCTCGCACAGCCTTTTGAACACCTTGAAAACGATAAACGCATAATTCTACAAAAGAGCTTTGACTGCTCCAGAGGTCGCTAAAATTAGAATGAAATCAGAGAAAAAAAGGttatctgaaattaaatatttgtcaatTGATAGGGGAGGTAattgatgcattttaaatatgggTTAGCCTTTAGAATAAAGACTATAAAAGTGGCAAAttcgtaaaaaaaatatttaacctcaatttttaaacccAAAAATCATACAAAAAGTGTGCACgttgttttctttcaattttgttaaaattagaaaatagattaaaaaagtgaaaagccagtttaattattaattggttTGCTGTAAGAGAAATTTCttactttataatttttaatcatttcatttttaacgcAGATATGACAGAAATAAACAAGtaggtattttatttcagctaaTTATTGTAAACGATCTTACCAAACACGGTACACTTTTTCCTAAGTGTTGGGGAGTAAAACTTTTACCGTGGCCAGCAGCAGGTTTTCCCGCAGAAACTTTTACCACCATTGACTGATCCATGCACTGCCAATTCCGTTCGAAATTGCTGCGTTTGATGAGAACTAATGTCTTTCTGAAGAGCGGCGGCTCGGGAAAAAAGGGCCGGAGCATAAAGTTTTGCCGCGAAAATCAATCACGGAGCGCGCAGTTTTTGAGAGCAATTGATATCACCGGTGCGCCTCTCCACTCTGCTCTGATTTATATATGTACAGTGATTGGTGTATTTGCCGGGACGGCGTTCGCGAGTTGAGAGATAACAATTTAAAGTTTTCATTCCCATTAGAGAGGAGGCGCTCCCGCAAAACTTTTTGGGATGGAGATTTAATCACCGCACAGCCTCTGCTGTATCTGCTCCGcgtgatatattatatatcGGATCTGACAAGCTAGAGATTTGGCCGAAGAATGTAAAAATTCGTCCATCTTTTAAGGCTGAAATTTAGTATTACATTCCAATGTGATTAGGATTCgaatagaattatttttaacgacGAGGAGGATAAATGAAAGCCCTCTCACTACTTGTATTAAGTGGTTTCGAGGAGATGATACTTCTTGCGGAGTGCGCTAGCTCTCTCGACGCCTTTCAAAATTCGGGCGTGCGTGTCGTCGTCCTTTTTGCTCGCGAGCAGCGTGAAGTGCACACTTTCCCACGCGGCAAATGAGAAAAAAgcggagaaaaatatttccctaaTCGATTTTCTTGTGTGTTGCAGCTGGAATCCACGACGCTTTGGTGGGTGAGTATACGCGTGATGAGCATTATATCTTGCGCCCGGCAACATGCATGATGGATGAGAGGAGCCAGCGGAATGAGAGCGAGAGAGTCGAGGGTGTTGCATACCCACcccttgcttgcttgctgcgGGGGCGACAAACACGGGCGTGGGAATGCAATTTGAAGCCACCGACTCGCATTCTTTGCTTTAATTTGGCTAACCTAAACGGACACTGCCGAAAGGAATACTTTCCCTTTGCGGCAGAGTCTGCCCAGAatctagatttattttttctttgtgtgtGTCTCTTCAACAGCTAAGTGGTCTCCGACTGTCGCTGACGACAGCCTTTACAGCATTCCGACGACCAAAGGTGGACTGGACAATGACGCCATAAGCTGGGTCCAAGTGCCGGGAGATGCTGGAGATCCGTTCACCATCCACTGCGAGAACGACAACGAGAGGTACTGCGTGTTGTTTGACCTCAACGGATTCATTGCAGGAGAGCAGTACAGCGTAAGTCTTTCCATTAATTCACGGGACAAAACTACATTACAATTTCCAGATCCCCGATGAGGACATTGCCAGTGTGTCTGGAAACTACAGTTACGAAATCGTCCCCTCTTTCCGCCGCACGACCATATTCGGACGCAACGTCTGGACAGGCACTGCATTCTTTGTCAACCCCAGTAATGCATAGTTGATTTAGTTTCAACTGCTTTAAACTAATTCTGGGTTTATCATATAGCCGTGCTTGACAACGGTGGCCGCACTGACTTGTCTGAAGGAACCATCGTTGAGCTGTGGGTGCAGAAAGGAGACAGTTacaaaaatgcagtgcagatTCCCCTCGACAGATTTGATCTGGAGGCCAACACCAATTACCTTCTGTGCAACTGCGTGCCTGGCATGGGtgagtcaatttttttctataaatttctttACTTAAATCGGGGCCTCAAGCTGATCGATCAAGCCACACAATAAATTAGCCTTATATACACCGATTGGAATGCATgggatttgtttaatttcaggaATTCACTACTACACTGAAATGTATCCCACTGGCTCATGCGATAAATTCGACCCGTGGTTCTTGATGTATACCGGAGATACTTTCGTTGGACTTGGTTTCCAGAGCTTCGGAAAGCCAGTTGTTCGACCTAACATTCGCCACTACAGCGAAAATATTCCGCGCGCCGCAATTAATTATGTTGTGCCGGATGCACCTCAATGTTTCTTGGACTTGTTTGATTTCGATGGTGCAATCTCCCTCCATACTTTCTTCGTCTCCCAGCCTCTCAGTTTCATTACCTGCTAAACACTACCAACAACGATTGATCCATTGAATGTAATTATTGTCAATGTACAGCTCGGTAAAATTTTGCcttaaattaaactgaaataatGCCCTACTAGCTGCAGTCTTTCATTGATATTTCAAAGcctatataatataatatataaaatgcttCTCACATCAGCGGGAgaagttaatttcaaacatttttgcagGATTTCACATGTATACCGCAGTGAGGGTGGACGGCAACTGCAACGACTTTGAGCCGTGGTTCTTGTTGTATGTTGGTGTCGACTTTGTCGGCCTGGGTTTCCAGAGCTTCGGCAGGGCTCAAGTGCGTCCCAACATTCGCCACTACGACGAAAATATTTCGCTcgatgattttctttttattgtgcCAAGCGCACCAAAATGCTTCACTGACCTTTACGCCGGCGATGGAGCGATTTCACTTCGCACCTTCTTTGTTTCTGACCCACTTGCAAACAATTGGTGTCCGGAAATTTAGAGAAAAGAAAGATgatgtttcaattaatttggattttattaaacttttgaaaaagcagCCCACTTGAGTCACCAGTGTCGCATTCtttagaattgattttttctcggTGCCCATCGAAAGGCTTGGGCATCTCCGGCATGGGACACGGAAGAGGCATGCTAAAGAAATACTTGTGTTCAAGCGCCTGTGAAAATCGGAGTCAATAAAAGTTGtcatttcttttaaagatTGCACCCACTGCTTTCGCTGAAATTCTTGCATCAGGATTATACACCAGGAATCTCTTTGCCAAATCCAAAGCGGAAGAACTACATCGCGGGATCACCTGTTCGAACGGCACAGCTTTCATAGGCAGGaatgttattttattgtagTCTGGAAGCGATTCTAATTGAGACC is part of the Cloeon dipterum chromosome 1, ieCloDipt1.1, whole genome shotgun sequence genome and harbors:
- the LOC135940738 gene encoding uncharacterized protein LOC135940738 isoform X1, encoding MKLLVVLCAVLAVTSAAGIHDALVAKWSPTVADDSLYSIPTTKGGLDNDAISWVQVPGDAGDPFTIHCENDNERYCVLFDLNGFIAGEQYSIPDEDIASVSGNYSYEIVPSFRRTTIFGRNVWTGTAFFVNPTVLDNGGRTDLSEGTIVELWVQKGDSYKNAVQIPLDRFDLEANTNYLLCNCVPGMGFHMYTAVRVDGNCNDFEPWFLLYVGVDFVGLGFQSFGRAQVRPNIRHYDENISLDDFLFIVPSAPKCFTDLYAGDGAISLRTFFVSDPLANNWCPEI
- the LOC135940738 gene encoding uncharacterized protein LOC135940738 isoform X2; translated protein: MKLLVVLCAVLAVTSAAGIHDALVAKWSPTVADDSLYSIPTTKGGLDNDAISWVQVPGDAGDPFTIHCENDNERYCVLFDLNGFIAGEQYSIPDEDIASVSGNYSYEIVPSFRRTTIFGRNVWTGTAFFVNPTVLDNGGRTDLSEGTIVELWVQKGDSYKNAVQIPLDRFDLEANTNYLLCNCVPGMGIHYYTEMYPTGSCDKFDPWFLMYTGDTFVGLGFQSFGKPVVRPNIRHYSENIPRAAINYVVPDAPQCFLDLFDFDGAISLHTFFVSQPLSFITC